A region of Bacillus cabrialesii DNA encodes the following proteins:
- a CDS encoding GNAT family N-acetyltransferase, with translation MFTCKVNEHITIRLLEPKDADRLAELIIENQQRLGQWLFWAENPSSAETYRETIIPDWRREYADLNSIEAGLLYDGSLCGMIGLHHLDKINRKAEIGYWLAKEYEGKGIMTAACRTLITYAFEELGLNRVALCAAVGNHKSRAIPERLGFQEEGKARDGLFVNGRYHDLVYYSLLKREWKETK, from the coding sequence ATGTTCACCTGCAAGGTAAATGAGCACATCACCATTCGATTGTTGGAGCCAAAGGATGCGGATCGGCTTGCCGAACTTATTATCGAAAATCAGCAGCGGCTCGGCCAGTGGCTGTTTTGGGCGGAAAACCCGAGCAGCGCTGAAACGTACAGAGAAACGATCATTCCAGATTGGCGGCGGGAATATGCCGATCTGAACAGCATTGAAGCCGGGCTTCTCTATGACGGCAGCCTATGCGGCATGATCGGCCTGCATCATCTAGACAAGATCAATCGAAAAGCGGAAATCGGATACTGGCTTGCCAAAGAATATGAAGGCAAAGGCATCATGACCGCCGCTTGCCGAACACTCATCACGTATGCTTTTGAAGAGCTTGGGCTAAATCGCGTTGCTCTCTGTGCGGCTGTTGGGAACCACAAAAGCAGAGCGATCCCGGAGCGCCTCGGCTTTCAAGAGGAAGGAAAGGCACGGGACGGCTTATTCGTTAACGGCAGGTATCATGACCTTGTTTATTACAGCCTGTTAAAGCGTGAATGGAAAGAAACAAAATAA